The genomic DNA TTTCAATCGTGCGCGGGGCGCGACCTCAGGTGGTATCGAAGGTAACGGACGACTTGACGTGAAATAGCGAGAGCTTTTCCGTCTTGAGCAGCGCCAGGAGGCGCTCGACCTGTACTTCGGTCGCGATGAACTCCACCATCATCGGCACTTCGCCGGCCAGTTCGAAAAAACCCTCGTCCTTGAGATCGCCGTGACGGCCATAGCCCGCCACCGCGCGAAAGGCGGAGCCACCGCGGATGCCGAGGCCGCGCGCCTGCTCCAGGATCCATTCGTACAGCAGTTCACCGCGGTGTT from Betaproteobacteria bacterium includes the following:
- a CDS encoding DUF190 domain-containing protein, encoding MRGACFRVYVTEREKHRGELLYEWILEQARGLGIRGGSAFRAVAGYGRHGDLKDEGFFELAGEVPMMVEFIATEVQVERLLALLKTEKLSLFHVKSSVTFDTT